One window of the Sporomusaceae bacterium genome contains the following:
- a CDS encoding GatB/YqeY domain-containing protein: MSIKERLTEDMKQAMKDKEAGKLRLSVIRMVRASIKNVEIDRKKELGDEDVLDVLAKEVKMRRDSLEEFKKGNRPDLVAGLEQEIDILMGYLPQQLSDEEVRALVAEAVAQTGAAGPKEMGKVMSALMPKVKGRADGKTVNAMVKDALNK; this comes from the coding sequence ATGTCGATCAAGGAAAGACTCACCGAAGACATGAAACAGGCGATGAAGGATAAAGAGGCCGGCAAGCTGCGCCTCTCCGTCATCCGCATGGTGCGCGCCAGCATCAAGAATGTGGAAATCGACCGCAAGAAGGAACTCGGCGACGAGGATGTGCTGGATGTCCTGGCCAAAGAGGTCAAGATGCGGCGCGACTCGCTTGAGGAGTTCAAGAAGGGCAACCGGCCCGATCTGGTCGCCGGCCTCGAGCAGGAGATCGACATTCTGATGGGCTATCTCCCCCAACAGCTCAGCGACGAGGAAGTCCGCGCCCTGGTGGCCGAGGCTGTCGCCCAGACCGGCGCCGCCGGACCGAAGGAGATGGGCAAGGTTATGTCCGCCCTGATGCCGAAGGTCAAGGGCCGCGCCGACGGGAAAACGGTCAACGCCATGGTCAAGGACGCGCTGAACAAGTAA
- the rpsU gene encoding 30S ribosomal protein S21, with protein MSEVKVGKNETLDSALRRFKRTCQKAGVLSEVRKREHYEKPSVKRKKKSEAARKRKFKS; from the coding sequence ATGTCAGAAGTCAAAGTGGGTAAAAACGAAACACTGGACAGCGCACTCCGCAGATTTAAACGTACCTGCCAAAAAGCGGGCGTTCTTTCCGAAGTGAGAAAACGCGAGCACTACGAAAAACCGAGCGTTAAGCGGAAGAAGAAATCCGAAGCGGCTCGCAAACGGAAATTCAAGAGCTAA
- a CDS encoding histidine triad nucleotide-binding protein, with the protein MQQQDCIFCKIAAKEIPVKIIYEDEHVVAFPDIKPAAPVHVLVVPKRHIPHLCEACEGDIPLLGHIMTVIPKIAAQLGLAEEGFRTVVNTKDNGGQTVYHIHWHILGGRFMTWPPG; encoded by the coding sequence GTGCAGCAGCAAGACTGTATTTTTTGCAAGATCGCGGCCAAAGAAATTCCCGTGAAGATAATATATGAGGATGAGCATGTCGTCGCCTTTCCCGATATCAAGCCGGCGGCTCCCGTCCACGTCCTCGTGGTGCCCAAACGCCATATCCCGCACCTCTGCGAGGCCTGTGAGGGCGATATACCCCTTCTGGGGCACATCATGACGGTCATTCCCAAGATCGCCGCCCAGCTCGGCCTGGCGGAGGAAGGCTTCCGGACGGTGGTCAACACTAAGGATAACGGCGGCCAGACGGTTTATCACATCCATTGGCATATTCTCGGCGGGCGGTTCATGACTTGGCCTCCGGGCTAA
- the mtaB gene encoding tRNA (N(6)-L-threonylcarbamoyladenosine(37)-C(2))-methylthiotransferase MtaB, protein MRKVAFTTLGCKVNQFETETMEGLFKARGYEVVAFDRPADVYVVNTCSVTHLGERKSRQLIRRATRTSPGATVVVTGCYAQVSPGEVEAIPGVDVIVGTQDRQRIVDLTEEAADSHRQIRAVGDIMAADEFEDIPLFAAPGRTRAFLKIQEGCANFCTYCIIPYARGPLRSRSLASIEREAAKFVAAGFREIVLTGIHLGAYGQDAGGAATLTDAVRTVLAVPGVARLRLGSLESIEVSDALIAVMLRDERFCPHLHLPLQAGDDAVLAAMNRHYATAEYRDLVRGIQERVPDIAITTDIIVGFPGETDEQFANTLAFAAGMDFARIHVFPYSRRQGTPAAEFPGQVSEAEKKRRAAALQDLADRQAAAFHARFVGRELKVLFEPAADGGVEGLTGNYMRVYTDGARSLAREIRPVRLVRLHKDGLWGEIVG, encoded by the coding sequence GTGCGGAAAGTAGCGTTTACTACTTTAGGCTGTAAAGTGAATCAGTTCGAGACGGAAACGATGGAAGGGCTGTTCAAGGCGCGGGGTTATGAGGTCGTGGCCTTTGACCGGCCCGCCGATGTCTATGTGGTCAATACCTGCTCGGTCACTCATCTGGGTGAGCGCAAGTCGCGCCAGCTCATCCGCCGCGCGACCCGCACGAGCCCCGGCGCCACCGTGGTGGTCACCGGCTGCTACGCCCAGGTGTCGCCCGGCGAGGTCGAGGCTATCCCCGGTGTCGACGTCATCGTCGGCACCCAGGACCGCCAGCGGATCGTCGATCTGACCGAGGAGGCGGCCGACAGCCACCGGCAGATAAGGGCGGTCGGCGATATTATGGCCGCGGACGAGTTCGAGGATATCCCGCTGTTCGCCGCCCCCGGCCGCACCCGCGCCTTTCTGAAGATTCAGGAGGGCTGCGCCAATTTCTGTACCTACTGTATAATTCCGTACGCCCGCGGCCCGCTGCGGTCCCGTTCCCTCGCCAGCATCGAGCGGGAAGCGGCGAAGTTTGTCGCCGCCGGTTTCCGGGAGATCGTCCTGACAGGCATCCATCTGGGCGCATACGGCCAGGATGCGGGCGGCGCGGCAACGCTTACCGACGCGGTGAGGACGGTGCTGGCCGTGCCGGGTGTGGCCAGGCTCCGCCTGGGGTCGCTGGAGTCGATCGAGGTATCGGACGCGCTGATCGCAGTCATGCTGAGGGACGAGCGATTTTGCCCCCACCTGCACCTGCCCCTCCAGGCGGGCGACGACGCCGTGCTGGCGGCGATGAACCGCCACTACGCCACGGCCGAATACCGCGACCTCGTCCGCGGCATCCAGGAACGCGTACCGGATATCGCGATAACGACGGATATCATCGTCGGTTTTCCCGGCGAGACGGACGAACAGTTCGCGAATACTCTCGCATTTGCGGCGGGGATGGATTTTGCCCGCATCCACGTCTTTCCCTATTCGCGCCGCCAGGGAACGCCGGCGGCAGAATTCCCCGGCCAGGTGAGCGAGGCGGAGAAGAAGCGCCGGGCTGCGGCGCTGCAGGATTTAGCCGACCGGCAGGCGGCCGCTTTTCACGCGCGTTTCGTCGGCCGTGAACTGAAGGTGCTGTTCGAGCCGGCGGCCGACGGGGGTGTCGAGGGGCTGACCGGCAACTATATGCGCGTGTATACGGACGGCGCCCGGAGTCTGGCGCGCGAGATCCGCCCTGTCAGGCTCGTGCGCCTTCACAAGGACGGTTTGTGGGGCGAGATCGTTGGCTAA
- a CDS encoding 16S rRNA (uracil(1498)-N(3))-methyltransferase: MRRFFIPGELTDSVAITGPDARHIGKVLRLGPGAEIIVVDETGRAARAEITAVEATAVYAAVREALAADHEPPVAVTLAQGLPKGDKFEYIVQKAVELGAAAIWPLACENCTVRYDAAKQGSRRERWQKIAAEAAKQCGRDAVPAVAPVRAPAAALAEAGAATEIIMLYEGQGGEPLREILAGSGASSYLLLIGPEGGFSPAEVELCRARGARVATLGPRILRTETAALAALAIVMYEKGDLGSSGR; this comes from the coding sequence GTGCGCCGCTTTTTCATACCCGGCGAGCTGACGGACAGCGTGGCGATCACCGGCCCGGACGCCCGCCATATCGGCAAGGTGCTGCGCCTGGGGCCGGGGGCGGAGATAATCGTGGTGGACGAGACCGGCCGCGCCGCCAGGGCGGAGATTACCGCCGTGGAGGCGACCGCTGTCTATGCGGCTGTGCGCGAGGCGCTGGCGGCCGATCATGAGCCGCCGGTGGCCGTTACGCTGGCTCAGGGGCTGCCGAAAGGGGACAAGTTCGAGTATATAGTCCAGAAGGCGGTGGAGCTCGGCGCGGCGGCTATCTGGCCGCTGGCGTGCGAGAACTGCACGGTGCGCTACGACGCGGCCAAGCAGGGCAGCCGCCGGGAGAGGTGGCAGAAGATCGCCGCCGAGGCCGCCAAGCAGTGCGGCCGGGACGCCGTGCCCGCCGTGGCCCCGGTGCGGGCGCCGGCGGCGGCGCTGGCCGAGGCCGGGGCGGCGACGGAGATAATAATGCTGTACGAGGGGCAGGGCGGCGAGCCGCTGCGGGAGATACTGGCCGGCAGCGGGGCTTCGTCGTATCTGCTGCTGATCGGCCCGGAGGGCGGCTTCAGCCCGGCGGAGGTCGAGCTGTGCCGCGCGCGCGGTGCACGGGTCGCCACTCTCGGCCCGCGCATCCTGCGCACCGAGACGGCGGCGCTGGCGGCGTTGGCGATTGTGATGTATGAGAAGGGCGATCTGGGGTCGTCAGGCAGGTAA
- the prmA gene encoding 50S ribosomal protein L11 methyltransferase: protein MKWAEISIQTTHEATEAVADIFHGLGASGVVIEDPELVNSYKRSGTWDYCDIPEAEDDSVVTVKAYLPVDDQLDDKLRLFEQQVNDLARHDIDKGSGLIRLREVREEDWANAWKTYYHPIRVGERLVVKPSWQEYPAAAGDVVVELDPGMAFGTGTHHTTAMCLGLLEEAMKPGDTVFDVGTGSGILAVAAAKLGAGEVRAVDNDPLAVRIAGENVAANGAGATVTVAEGDLLTGLSGRADLIIANIIADVIIRMAPSVPARLKDGGLFLAGGVIADRLGDVTDAILTAGLEVEKVLEEGGWASILARKGGE, encoded by the coding sequence ATGAAGTGGGCCGAGATCAGCATCCAGACCACCCATGAGGCCACCGAAGCGGTGGCCGATATTTTTCACGGGCTGGGGGCCAGCGGCGTGGTCATCGAGGACCCGGAGCTCGTCAATTCTTACAAGCGGTCGGGTACCTGGGACTACTGCGATATACCGGAGGCGGAGGACGACAGTGTCGTGACCGTCAAGGCGTATCTGCCGGTGGACGACCAGCTGGACGACAAGCTGCGGCTGTTTGAGCAGCAGGTTAACGATCTGGCCAGGCACGATATCGACAAGGGCAGCGGCCTCATCCGCCTGCGCGAGGTGCGCGAGGAGGACTGGGCCAACGCCTGGAAGACGTATTACCACCCCATCAGGGTGGGCGAGCGCCTGGTGGTTAAGCCGTCCTGGCAGGAGTACCCCGCCGCGGCCGGCGATGTCGTTGTCGAGCTCGACCCAGGGATGGCGTTCGGCACCGGCACGCATCACACGACGGCGATGTGCCTGGGACTGCTGGAGGAGGCGATGAAGCCGGGCGACACCGTGTTCGACGTCGGCACCGGCTCCGGCATCCTGGCGGTGGCTGCGGCCAAGCTGGGCGCGGGTGAGGTGCGGGCGGTGGACAACGACCCGCTGGCGGTCAGGATCGCCGGCGAGAATGTCGCTGCGAACGGCGCGGGCGCTACGGTGACGGTGGCCGAGGGCGACCTGCTGACCGGCCTGTCCGGCCGGGCCGACCTCATTATCGCCAACATTATCGCCGACGTTATCATCCGTATGGCGCCTTCGGTGCCGGCGCGACTTAAGGATGGCGGGCTGTTCCTGGCCGGCGGCGTTATCGCCGACCGGCTGGGCGACGTGACCGACGCCATCCTCACCGCCGGCCTGGAGGTTGAGAAGGTGCTGGAGGAAGGCGGGTGGGCGAGCATCCTGGCCCGCAAGGGGGGCGAGTGA
- the dnaJ gene encoding molecular chaperone DnaJ, translating to MSKKDYYEALGVSKSASDDEIKKAFRKLARQYHPDVNRDDPKTAEAKFKEINEAYEVLSDVEKRRQYDQFGHAAFDAASGGGPGGFGGAGGFGGGAGGFGDIFDMFFGQSGFGGGRPAGPERGADLRYDMEINFEQAAFGLETEIQVPRTEECPTCRGTGAAAGTHPETCPNCRGTGQTQVVQNTPFGRMVNVKTCERCRGEGKFVRTPCTECNGRGKVRNRRRIKIKIPAGVDTGSRLRVAHEGEAGERGGPPGDLYVYIFVKQHKLFTRENDDVICEVPISIVQASLGDEIEVPTLDGQVKVRIPEGTQSGTTLRLKDKGIPHLRGHGRGDQHIRVKVVTPKKLTDRQRELLTEFARLGGEDVNPEEKGFFKKVKDAFGV from the coding sequence GTGAGCAAAAAAGATTACTACGAGGCGCTTGGGGTATCCAAGTCGGCTTCGGACGACGAGATAAAAAAAGCATTTCGCAAGCTGGCCCGCCAGTACCATCCTGACGTCAACCGCGACGACCCCAAGACGGCGGAGGCGAAGTTCAAGGAGATCAACGAGGCCTATGAGGTGCTGTCGGACGTGGAAAAGCGCCGCCAGTACGACCAGTTCGGCCACGCCGCTTTCGACGCCGCGTCGGGCGGCGGCCCGGGCGGGTTCGGCGGAGCCGGCGGCTTCGGCGGCGGGGCGGGCGGCTTCGGGGATATCTTCGACATGTTCTTCGGCCAGTCGGGCTTCGGCGGCGGGCGTCCCGCCGGACCGGAGCGGGGCGCCGACCTGCGCTACGACATGGAGATAAACTTCGAGCAGGCGGCTTTTGGGCTGGAGACCGAGATCCAGGTGCCCAGGACGGAGGAATGCCCGACGTGCCGCGGCACCGGCGCCGCCGCCGGGACTCATCCCGAAACGTGCCCCAACTGCCGCGGTACCGGCCAGACCCAGGTGGTGCAGAACACTCCTTTCGGCCGCATGGTCAACGTCAAGACGTGCGAACGCTGCCGAGGCGAGGGCAAGTTTGTCCGCACCCCCTGCACCGAGTGCAACGGCCGCGGCAAGGTCAGGAACCGCCGACGCATCAAGATCAAGATTCCGGCCGGGGTGGACACCGGCTCGCGCCTGCGCGTCGCCCACGAGGGCGAGGCCGGGGAGCGCGGCGGCCCGCCCGGCGATCTGTATGTTTATATTTTCGTGAAACAGCACAAGCTGTTTACGCGCGAGAACGACGACGTTATCTGCGAGGTGCCGATCAGCATCGTGCAGGCTTCCCTTGGCGATGAGATCGAGGTGCCCACCCTCGACGGACAGGTGAAAGTGCGCATCCCGGAGGGCACCCAGTCGGGTACGACCCTCCGTCTGAAGGATAAAGGCATCCCCCACCTCAGAGGCCACGGCCGCGGCGACCAGCATATCCGCGTCAAGGTGGTCACCCCCAAGAAGCTCACCGACCGCCAGCGCGAGCTCCTGACCGAGTTCGCCCGGCTTGGCGGCGAAGACGTAAACCCGGAGGAGAAGGGTTTCTTCAAAAAGGTGAAAGACGCGTTCGGGGTGTAA
- the dnaK gene encoding molecular chaperone DnaK — protein sequence MAKVIGIDLGTTNSVVAFMEGGEPVVIANAEGSRLTASVVGFSKTGERLVGQLAKRQAVSNPDRTISSIKRHMGTNYTVRIDDKDYTPQEISAMILQKMKTDAEAYLGEKITKAVITVPAYFTDSQRQATKDAGAIAGLEVLRIINEPTAAALAYGLDKGEDHTILVFDLGGGTFDVSILELGDGVFEVKSTSGNGRLGGDDFDDRVMNWLVAEFKKESGIDLTKDRMAMQRLKEAAEKAKIELSGVLTTNVNLPFITADQSGPKHLDVNLTRAKFEELTADLVEATMGPTRQALADAGLAPKDIDKVILVGGSTRIPAVQEAIKKFLGKEPHRGINPDECVAVGAAIQAGVLVGEVKDVLLLDVTPLSLGIETLGGVFTKIIDRNTTIPTSKSQVFSTASDNQPSVDIHVLQGEREMASYNKTLGRFELSGIPPAPRGVPRIEVTFDIDANGIVHVSAKDLGTGKEQKITITASGGLAKDEVERMVKEAESHAAEDKKRREEIETRNSADSLVYQAEKTIKDLGDKADKALVEKVQQAADKLKETLKGTDIEKIKADTEELTKPLYELTSAVYNQAGPQGEAGPEAAPGGQEAPKDEKVVDADYKVMDDDKKK from the coding sequence ATGGCAAAAGTCATCGGTATAGACCTCGGTACGACCAATTCGGTGGTCGCTTTCATGGAAGGCGGCGAGCCGGTGGTCATCGCCAACGCGGAAGGCAGCCGCCTCACGGCGTCGGTGGTCGGTTTCTCCAAGACGGGCGAACGGCTGGTGGGACAGCTGGCCAAACGGCAGGCCGTTTCCAACCCCGACCGCACCATAAGCTCGATCAAGCGCCACATGGGCACCAACTATACGGTGCGGATCGACGACAAAGACTACACCCCCCAGGAAATTTCGGCGATGATCCTCCAGAAGATGAAGACCGACGCCGAAGCCTATCTGGGCGAGAAGATAACCAAAGCGGTCATAACCGTGCCCGCTTACTTTACCGACAGCCAGCGCCAGGCGACCAAGGACGCCGGCGCCATCGCCGGCCTTGAGGTGCTGCGCATCATCAACGAGCCGACGGCGGCCGCTCTGGCCTACGGCCTCGACAAAGGCGAGGACCACACCATCCTCGTATTCGACCTCGGGGGCGGCACGTTCGACGTGTCGATCCTCGAACTGGGCGACGGCGTTTTCGAGGTTAAGTCCACGAGCGGCAACGGCCGCCTGGGCGGCGACGACTTCGACGACCGGGTGATGAATTGGCTGGTGGCCGAGTTCAAGAAGGAGAGCGGCATCGACCTGACCAAGGACCGCATGGCGATGCAGCGCCTCAAGGAAGCGGCCGAGAAGGCCAAGATCGAGCTGTCCGGCGTGCTGACGACCAACGTCAACCTGCCGTTCATCACCGCCGACCAGTCGGGGCCGAAGCATCTCGACGTCAACCTCACCCGCGCCAAATTTGAGGAGCTGACCGCCGATCTTGTCGAGGCGACGATGGGCCCCACCCGTCAGGCTCTTGCCGACGCCGGCCTCGCTCCCAAGGACATCGACAAGGTCATCCTTGTGGGCGGCTCGACCCGCATCCCGGCCGTGCAGGAGGCGATCAAAAAGTTCCTCGGCAAGGAGCCGCACCGCGGCATCAACCCCGACGAGTGCGTGGCCGTGGGCGCAGCCATCCAGGCAGGCGTGCTGGTGGGCGAGGTCAAAGACGTGCTGCTGCTCGACGTCACGCCGCTGTCGCTCGGCATCGAGACGCTGGGCGGCGTGTTTACCAAGATCATCGACCGCAACACCACCATCCCGACCTCGAAGAGCCAGGTATTTTCCACCGCGTCCGACAATCAGCCGTCGGTGGATATCCACGTGCTGCAGGGCGAACGCGAGATGGCCTCTTATAACAAGACCCTCGGCCGGTTCGAGCTGTCCGGCATCCCGCCGGCGCCGCGGGGCGTGCCGCGCATCGAGGTCACGTTCGACATCGATGCCAACGGCATTGTCCATGTATCCGCCAAGGATCTCGGCACCGGCAAGGAGCAGAAGATCACCATCACCGCCTCCGGCGGCCTGGCCAAGGACGAGGTGGAGCGGATGGTGAAGGAGGCCGAGTCTCACGCCGCCGAGGACAAGAAGCGCCGTGAGGAGATCGAGACGCGCAACAGCGCCGATTCGCTCGTCTACCAGGCCGAGAAGACGATCAAGGATCTGGGCGACAAAGCCGACAAAGCGCTGGTGGAGAAGGTCCAGCAGGCGGCCGACAAGCTGAAGGAGACCCTCAAGGGCACCGATATCGAGAAGATCAAGGCCGATACCGAGGAACTGACCAAGCCGCTGTATGAGCTGACCTCGGCGGTTTACAACCAGGCCGGCCCGCAGGGCGAGGCCGGTCCGGAAGCGGCTCCGGGCGGCCAGGAAGCTCCGAAGGACGAGAAGGTCGTCGACGCGGACTACAAAGTGATGGACGACGATAAGAAGAAGTAG
- the grpE gene encoding nucleotide exchange factor GrpE: MEERNKADQQQGAATPAPDAPEGAAGGQVCFDGAEMKEMMESLDGKNRELDELNNRLLRLQADFDNFRRRSRQEKEELSQVVAYGVLKELLPVLDNFERALAASGQDAAQIRTGVEMVYRQLGGSMERLGVKPIAAVGNTFDPAFHEAVMRVEDACQADGLIVEELQKGYEMGGKVLRPSMVKVVSNS; the protein is encoded by the coding sequence ATGGAGGAACGAAATAAGGCCGATCAGCAGCAAGGCGCGGCGACGCCCGCGCCGGACGCGCCGGAGGGCGCCGCCGGAGGGCAGGTGTGCTTCGACGGCGCCGAAATGAAGGAAATGATGGAGTCGCTCGATGGCAAGAATCGCGAACTGGATGAACTGAATAACCGCCTGCTGAGACTGCAGGCCGACTTTGACAACTTCCGCCGCCGCAGCCGCCAGGAAAAAGAGGAACTGTCCCAGGTGGTCGCGTACGGCGTGCTCAAGGAGCTGCTGCCTGTCCTCGACAATTTCGAGCGGGCTCTGGCCGCCTCCGGGCAGGATGCCGCCCAGATCCGCACCGGGGTGGAGATGGTCTACCGCCAGCTGGGCGGCAGCATGGAGCGGCTCGGCGTGAAGCCGATCGCCGCGGTCGGCAACACGTTCGACCCGGCCTTCCACGAGGCGGTGATGCGGGTGGAGGACGCCTGCCAGGCCGACGGCCTGATAGTCGAGGAGCTGCAGAAGGGTTACGAGATGGGCGGGAAAGTTTTAAGGCCAAGTATGGTAAAAGTAGTAAGCAACAGCTAA
- a CDS encoding TCP-1/cpn60 chaperonin family protein, with translation MNLKQAGSGAEVDERLAALLTNASAVRAITASVEGTIGPKGLDTMLVDRFGEVIITNDGVTILDKMDVNHPAAKMLINIAKAQQAEVGDGTTTATIMAGGLVSEGVNQVIRGVPVARVIEGVKHGIAVALDAVRDRARQVSAVDDPVLTNIAVIAGREHRDIADLVVAAARLIGLEKLKEANFKLSDIVTAEEGAENEVFMGVIVDKERMTKDMPQAVEDARMLLVDDALEPEEIEDGALGTEAGFKRYIELQEEFKGNVRKLTAMGVKAVLVDRGVHDSAEEILSDAGIMVVQRVSAKDMRRVAEHCGARAIKRTGLKKDPAEIEKYLGFADKVYEDEKLENIRILGGRGKPMATILVGAATEEVVGERERIAKDAASSLQAAVKGGCVPGGGAVEVAVARQVEKARENIKGMAAYGVDCVASALRRPLSQIVENAGFNPLEKVEEVMAAQAAQGSDSLAVDCDSGEIADMLARGVVDPVPVKLHAIKAAGEVAVAILRIDTIIKKKEEGANAAKQAAGDAGMPDF, from the coding sequence ATGAATCTGAAACAAGCGGGCAGCGGCGCCGAGGTCGATGAACGGCTGGCGGCCCTGCTAACCAACGCCAGCGCGGTGCGGGCGATTACGGCTTCGGTGGAAGGCACGATCGGCCCTAAGGGCTTGGATACGATGCTGGTGGACCGCTTCGGCGAGGTTATCATCACCAACGACGGCGTGACTATCCTCGATAAGATGGATGTCAACCATCCCGCCGCGAAGATGCTGATAAATATAGCCAAGGCTCAGCAGGCCGAGGTGGGCGATGGCACGACGACGGCAACGATAATGGCCGGCGGGCTGGTGTCGGAGGGGGTCAACCAGGTCATCCGCGGGGTGCCTGTGGCGAGGGTTATCGAAGGCGTCAAGCACGGCATCGCCGTCGCCCTGGACGCCGTGAGGGACCGCGCCCGCCAGGTGAGCGCGGTCGACGACCCGGTGCTTACGAATATCGCCGTTATCGCCGGCCGCGAACACCGCGATATCGCCGATCTTGTGGTTGCCGCCGCCCGGCTTATCGGTCTGGAGAAGCTGAAAGAGGCCAACTTCAAGCTGTCGGATATCGTGACCGCCGAGGAAGGCGCCGAGAATGAAGTTTTTATGGGCGTGATCGTCGATAAGGAGCGGATGACCAAGGATATGCCGCAGGCGGTCGAGGACGCAAGGATGCTGCTGGTGGACGACGCGCTGGAGCCGGAGGAGATCGAGGACGGCGCGCTCGGCACCGAGGCGGGTTTCAAGCGCTACATAGAGCTCCAGGAGGAGTTTAAAGGCAATGTCCGCAAGTTGACGGCCATGGGCGTGAAGGCGGTGCTGGTCGACCGCGGCGTCCACGATTCGGCGGAGGAGATCCTCAGCGACGCCGGTATCATGGTGGTGCAGCGGGTGTCGGCCAAGGATATGCGGCGGGTGGCCGAACACTGCGGCGCCCGCGCCATCAAGCGCACCGGGCTGAAGAAGGACCCGGCCGAGATCGAGAAGTATCTGGGCTTCGCCGACAAGGTCTACGAGGACGAAAAATTGGAAAATATCCGCATTCTCGGCGGCAGAGGCAAGCCGATGGCCACCATTCTGGTTGGCGCGGCGACGGAAGAGGTGGTCGGCGAGCGGGAGCGCATCGCCAAGGACGCCGCTTCGAGTCTGCAGGCCGCGGTCAAGGGCGGCTGCGTGCCGGGCGGCGGCGCGGTGGAGGTCGCCGTGGCCCGCCAGGTCGAGAAGGCGCGGGAGAATATCAAGGGGATGGCCGCCTACGGCGTGGACTGCGTGGCAAGCGCACTCAGGCGTCCCCTTTCGCAGATCGTGGAGAACGCCGGCTTCAACCCCCTGGAGAAGGTGGAGGAGGTCATGGCGGCCCAGGCGGCGCAGGGCTCGGATTCGCTCGCCGTGGACTGCGACAGCGGCGAGATCGCCGATATGCTGGCGCGCGGCGTGGTCGATCCGGTGCCGGTCAAGCTGCACGCCATCAAGGCGGCCGGCGAGGTGGCTGTGGCGATTCTCCGCATCGATACGATCATCAAGAAGAAAGAAGAAGGGGCCAACGCCGCCAAGCAGGCAGCGGGCGACGCGGGCATGCCGGATTTTTAG
- the hrcA gene encoding heat-inducible transcriptional repressor HrcA, which translates to MLDDRKRKILQTIVDDYVSTAEPVGSRTLARKYSLGLSPATIRNEMSDLEVLGFLEQPHTSAGRIPSPRGYRFYVDCLLAPPKISEHDVGLITNWYESRVRSIEEVFQETAKIISRMTRSVSLVTAPQFSKSLFKYLQFLPLDERRAIVVVVTDAGFVENKVIDIPDGTSFQDLQRIAASINERLAGLSFDEIKHSLLREIRNDILTNPALFETALAILRQALAVERAEKVYLGGTTQLLNQPEFRDVEKIRDLLAMLEEEKLLSDILHMQDGEGVVVTIGQENKYSGIQNCSMVQATYRVEGQEIGTLAVLGPTRMEYGKIMAVLEFMHRHLGETLKKFKVY; encoded by the coding sequence ATGCTCGACGACCGCAAACGCAAGATTCTCCAGACAATCGTGGACGATTATGTCAGCACCGCCGAGCCGGTCGGGTCGCGGACGCTTGCCCGCAAGTACTCGCTCGGCCTCAGCCCGGCGACCATCCGCAACGAGATGTCCGATCTCGAGGTGCTGGGTTTCCTGGAACAGCCCCATACCTCGGCCGGCCGCATCCCTTCGCCGCGCGGTTACCGTTTCTATGTCGACTGCCTGCTGGCGCCGCCGAAGATATCGGAGCATGATGTCGGCCTGATCACCAACTGGTATGAGTCGCGGGTTCGCAGTATTGAGGAGGTCTTTCAGGAGACGGCCAAGATTATCTCCCGCATGACCCGCAGCGTTTCGCTGGTTACCGCTCCGCAGTTTTCCAAGTCGCTGTTCAAATATCTGCAGTTCCTGCCGCTCGACGAGCGGCGGGCCATCGTGGTGGTGGTCACCGACGCGGGGTTCGTGGAAAACAAGGTCATCGACATCCCCGACGGCACTTCTTTTCAGGATCTCCAGCGGATCGCGGCCAGCATCAATGAGCGGCTGGCGGGCCTGAGCTTTGACGAGATCAAGCATTCGCTGCTCAGGGAGATCAGGAACGATATCCTCACGAATCCGGCGCTGTTCGAGACGGCGCTGGCGATTCTGCGTCAGGCGCTGGCGGTGGAGCGGGCCGAGAAGGTTTACCTCGGCGGCACGACCCAGCTTTTGAACCAGCCGGAGTTCCGCGATGTGGAGAAGATCCGCGATCTGCTCGCGATGCTGGAGGAGGAGAAGCTGCTGTCCGATATTCTCCACATGCAGGACGGCGAAGGCGTCGTTGTGACGATCGGCCAGGAGAACAAGTACAGCGGCATCCAGAACTGCAGCATGGTGCAGGCGACTTACCGCGTCGAGGGTCAGGAGATCGGCACGCTGGCCGTGCTCGGCCCGACCCGCATGGAGTATGGCAAGATAATGGCCGTGCTGGAGTTCATGCACCGCCACCTCGGCGAGACGCTGAAGAAGTTCAAGGTTTACTGA